Genomic DNA from Pelosinus sp. UFO1:
CCTTATTTGAAAATGATGTTCCTAGCGTTTTCCATTTCTAAATGGATTGGATTGCGTACTCGCACCCTTTCCCTTTGGAATAGCTAAAGCAGGAAAAACGAAGGGGAAGTGTATAATGAAAAATTATCTTGGGCCTATGTATTTGACGTTAGCAGCAAGTATTTGGGGTGGCATGTATGTTGTAAGTAAAATGGTGCTTGCAATTATTCCTCCTTTAGAGTTGGTTTGGCTCCGGTACTTAGTAGCTTTATTTACTCTTGTAATATGTGGTTTTGCCACAGGGCAGTCTTGGAAGTTGCAAAGGAAGGATACTCTTCTTATTTCCTTTATTGGGCTCATTGGCTATTTTATTTCCATTTGGGCTCAGTTTGCAGGAACTCAACTATCATCAGCGCAAATGGGAGCGATGATTACTTCCGCAACACCTGCTTTTATGGTACTATTTGCGAGGGTTTTACTTAAAGAAAGGATCACCTTCAGGAAGGGATTATCTGTCCTTTTAGCAACCATAGGGGTATTTTGTATCATTGGGGTTGGGAATACAGGAAATTCATCTCAATTAGGTGGTATGATTCTAGGTATCGCGGCTTTAACCTGGGCTTTGATGTCCGTTCT
This window encodes:
- a CDS encoding DMT family transporter; the encoded protein is MKNYLGPMYLTLAASIWGGMYVVSKMVLAIIPPLELVWLRYLVALFTLVICGFATGQSWKLQRKDTLLISFIGLIGYFISIWAQFAGTQLSSAQMGAMITSATPAFMVLFARVLLKERITFRKGLSVLLATIGVFCIIGVGNTGNSSQLGGMILGIAALTWALMSVLVKRVPSSYSQLVVTTYAILVATIAMTPLVITQVDVVRFQQVMLQPLVWGGILYLGVVSTAGAFFFWNKGLQMVDATRAGVYFFFQPLVGTLLGYLFLGEQVGIGFWIGTLLILMGVLLIVKEPS